In Luteolibacter arcticus, the following proteins share a genomic window:
- a CDS encoding HAD family hydrolase, which yields MKPLESPALPGAILSFDFDGTLHDPAGKPPVSPRFFATIERLRREKGALWGINTGRSIGHVAEGLADCRFPFVPDWVVAREREIWLPTSSGRWEPLEPWNNQCEQDQHRFFKEVHHILEAIRREVEEHTGATWIEQPGDPAGLVARTVEEMAWIIGRVEALAAEEPFLGWQRNSIWLRFGHTKYQKGSSLMEVARHFGLTHLQTFAIGDSHNDFEMLSPEAAAMFACPSNAVPEIRKHVTSQGGHACLLDHSEGCVEALEHFFGTPA from the coding sequence GTGAAGCCGCTCGAATCCCCTGCCCTGCCCGGGGCCATCCTGTCCTTCGATTTCGACGGCACCCTCCACGACCCTGCAGGCAAGCCACCGGTCAGCCCGCGGTTCTTCGCCACCATCGAGCGCCTGCGCCGCGAAAAAGGTGCGCTCTGGGGCATCAATACCGGCCGCTCGATCGGCCATGTCGCCGAGGGCCTCGCCGACTGCCGTTTCCCCTTCGTGCCCGACTGGGTCGTCGCCCGCGAACGCGAGATCTGGTTACCCACCTCATCCGGTCGCTGGGAGCCGCTGGAGCCATGGAACAATCAGTGCGAACAAGATCAACACCGCTTCTTCAAGGAAGTGCACCACATCCTGGAGGCGATCCGTCGCGAGGTCGAGGAACACACCGGGGCGACCTGGATCGAGCAACCTGGCGACCCCGCCGGTCTCGTCGCCCGCACCGTGGAGGAAATGGCATGGATCATCGGCCGGGTCGAAGCGCTGGCCGCGGAAGAACCGTTCCTCGGCTGGCAGCGCAACTCCATCTGGCTGCGCTTCGGCCACACGAAGTACCAGAAAGGTAGTAGTTTGATGGAAGTCGCCCGGCACTTCGGGCTGACCCACCTGCAGACCTTCGCCATCGGCGACAGCCACAACGACTTCGAGATGCTCAGCCCCGAGGCCGCGGCGATGTTCGCCTGCCCCTCGAATGCCGTGCCGGAAATCCGCAAGCACGTCACCTCCCAGGGCGGCCATGCCTGCCTTCTCGACCACAGCGAAGGCTGCGTCGAAGCGCTTGAGCATTTCTTCGGAACCCCGGCCTAG
- a CDS encoding trimeric intracellular cation channel family protein: MLHVWETLGTLVFCVSGAIAAREKEMDWFGMFVVGLITGTGGGLLRSVLIGDVPPRILTDPLPFALALAGVGIALLGAPSWKKIRRVVSIMDALGLGLFTVTGIRIAEGKGLPWWSCLALGVVSATFGGLLRDVLRNEVPLVLRKEIYATACIIGGLAMLGMGRLGWPDGVVLAVTTTIIVTIRLLAIRYAIHQSQAG, encoded by the coding sequence GTGCTCCACGTCTGGGAAACCCTTGGAACCCTCGTCTTCTGCGTGTCTGGCGCGATCGCGGCGCGGGAGAAGGAGATGGATTGGTTTGGCATGTTCGTGGTCGGGCTGATCACGGGCACGGGTGGGGGACTGCTGCGCAGCGTGCTGATCGGCGATGTGCCGCCGAGGATACTGACGGATCCGCTGCCTTTCGCCCTTGCGCTCGCGGGGGTGGGGATCGCGCTGTTAGGAGCGCCGTCGTGGAAGAAGATCCGGCGGGTGGTGTCGATCATGGATGCCCTGGGACTCGGGCTTTTCACTGTGACGGGTATTCGGATCGCGGAGGGCAAGGGCTTGCCGTGGTGGTCGTGCCTGGCGCTGGGGGTTGTCAGCGCGACCTTCGGCGGACTCTTGCGGGACGTACTGCGCAATGAAGTGCCGCTGGTATTGCGGAAGGAGATTTACGCGACGGCCTGCATCATCGGCGGGCTGGCGATGCTGGGCATGGGCCGGCTCGGATGGCCGGACGGCGTGGTGCTGGCGGTGACGACGACGATCATCGTGACCATTCGGTTGTTGGCGATTCGCTATGCGATCCACCAGTCGCAGGCGGGGTGA